In one Staphylococcus lutrae genomic region, the following are encoded:
- a CDS encoding CHAP domain-containing protein, whose product MLKTIATTTLTAGLGAALVGLDHQQADAAENSYHYTYSYQYNTNTQGSSNYSYQSQSNQTYTNGTNTTHTSTSTQSTGVVSAGNLYTAGQCTWYVYDKVGGKVGSTWGNANNWAQAAAAAGYTVNHTPQAGAILQSSEGPFGHVAYVEAVHSDGSIEISEMNYNGGPFSISSRTLPASEAASYFYIHL is encoded by the coding sequence ATGTTAAAAACAATCGCTACAACAACATTAACTGCGGGGTTAGGTGCCGCTTTAGTTGGTTTAGACCACCAACAAGCCGACGCTGCAGAAAACAGTTATCATTACACGTACAGCTATCAATACAACACCAATACACAAGGTTCCTCGAACTATTCTTATCAGTCTCAAAGCAATCAAACATATACGAATGGCACAAATACAACGCACACTTCCACATCGACTCAGTCGACAGGTGTTGTCAGTGCCGGCAACCTTTACACAGCAGGCCAGTGCACATGGTATGTCTATGATAAAGTCGGAGGGAAAGTGGGCTCAACTTGGGGCAATGCAAACAATTGGGCGCAAGCTGCTGCCGCTGCTGGTTACACAGTCAATCACACCCCACAAGCAGGCGCAATTTTACAATCATCAGAAGGGCCATTCGGTCATGTGGCATATGTAGAAGCGGTTCATTCTGATGGCTCAATTGAAATTTCAGAAATGAACTACAATGGCGGGCCATTCAGCATCAGTTCACGTACACTCCCTGCTTCAGAAGCCGCTTCATATTTCTACATTCATTTATAA
- a CDS encoding ABC transporter permease, with the protein MKKLNYRDQRSNLIESVFKISYIEFRALINNKHLIYTQILIPILYFLFYSTGIASTFGMIHYESKEVSFLQFSFIGIIGLIVYSQMAQSVYRIILDRKWGLLALKYFKGVSPLAYIIGKMSFPLFNFLIQVVVLYLISLIFGDYFAVKQFILIALCAIVMMIFWFSVGTVISLKITSYKIRDLILNTLLLPISFTAPIFFSFDKAPLLIRTVSYFNPLTYQLKALRDIGFGVSNPFNIGIVILMAILMSTIALYSIKNAKLTTNER; encoded by the coding sequence ATGAAAAAGTTAAATTATAGAGATCAAAGGTCGAATTTAATAGAATCTGTTTTTAAGATAAGCTACATTGAGTTTAGAGCATTAATCAACAATAAACATTTAATTTACACTCAAATCCTTATTCCTATTCTTTATTTCCTATTTTATTCAACAGGCATTGCTTCAACTTTTGGTATGATTCATTATGAAAGTAAAGAAGTTTCTTTTTTACAATTTTCTTTTATCGGTATTATCGGATTGATTGTATATAGTCAAATGGCACAATCTGTTTATAGGATTATATTGGATCGAAAGTGGGGATTATTAGCGTTAAAATACTTCAAAGGGGTTTCCCCATTAGCGTATATTATCGGAAAAATGTCATTTCCGTTATTTAACTTTTTAATACAGGTCGTTGTCCTCTATTTAATTTCGCTCATTTTTGGAGACTATTTTGCAGTGAAGCAATTTATACTGATTGCTTTATGCGCTATCGTTATGATGATTTTTTGGTTTTCAGTAGGAACTGTTATATCGTTGAAAATAACGTCATACAAAATAAGAGATTTAATTTTGAACACTTTATTGTTACCGATTTCTTTTACAGCACCTATTTTCTTTAGTTTTGATAAAGCGCCGTTATTGATTCGTACAGTCTCTTATTTCAATCCTTTAACCTACCAGTTAAAGGCACTGAGAGATATCGGATTTGGCGTTTCAAACCCTTTCAATATAGGAATTGTTATATTGATGGCGATTTTAATGTCAACAATCGCACTGTATTCAATAAAAAACGCAAAATTAACAACGAATGAAAGATAG
- the istB gene encoding IS21-like element helper ATPase IstB yields MKTNSNYRQLLDNLEYLKMKQMILHLDEVVDFNIRNDGSIIDALIKLTNYEVDIREKNMIQSMVKVAGFPFQKELNSFDFEFQPSINPQQIKDFMSLRFIENKENIVFLGPSGVGKTHLATALGIAAAKKRNSTYFIKCQQLIENLRKAHNEGRLETRLKHYSKYKLLIIDEIGYLPIDVEDAKLFFQVIDRRYEKKSTILTTNINFKAWDEVFQDTKIANAILDRVLHHASIVSIVGKSYRLKNHFPSEKE; encoded by the coding sequence ATGAAAACGAATTCTAACTATAGACAGCTTCTAGATAATTTAGAGTATCTGAAAATGAAACAAATGATATTACATCTGGATGAAGTTGTAGATTTTAATATTAGGAACGATGGTTCTATTATAGATGCTTTGATTAAGCTGACGAACTATGAAGTGGATATAAGAGAAAAAAATATGATTCAATCTATGGTTAAGGTGGCGGGGTTTCCATTTCAAAAGGAGCTGAATAGCTTTGATTTTGAGTTTCAACCGAGTATTAATCCACAGCAAATCAAGGATTTTATGTCTTTAAGATTTATAGAAAACAAAGAAAACATCGTTTTTCTAGGTCCTAGTGGGGTGGGTAAAACCCACCTCGCAACGGCCTTAGGCATAGCTGCTGCTAAAAAAAGAAACAGCACCTACTTTATAAAATGCCAGCAGTTGATTGAGAATTTACGTAAGGCTCACAATGAAGGGAGGCTTGAAACTAGGCTTAAACATTATAGTAAATATAAGCTTTTAATTATTGATGAAATTGGATATTTACCGATTGATGTTGAAGACGCAAAGTTGTTTTTTCAAGTTATTGATCGTCGATATGAAAAGAAAAGCACGATACTTACCACGAATATTAATTTTAAAGCATGGGATGAGGTATTCCAAGATACGAAAATAGCGAACGCAATTTTAGACCGCGTATTGCATCATGCCTCAATCGTATCTATCGTTGGAAAGTCTTATAGACTAAAAAACCATTTCCCTTCAGAAAAAGAATAA
- a CDS encoding metal ABC transporter ATP-binding protein: MNHILKVENLSCFYENGDGIKNISFELNSGDFLALIGKSGAGKSTLINSILGILPLTEGEVLIADDLSSKDISFSPQNQAIDWYLNVFDNIYMEALFDGYSNAKAETIHALNKIGLEGKEKEDPTNLSGGQLQRVQLARQLVSNAKVLILDEPTSSLDVITSEKILDQLKDKTQEGKVCLISSHDLDMLERYCNKVLYIENGNLIFFGEINHFLEQYNRLNEYKVNYEGHLSKELEKNIAAHFNVIAWHPLTVEVNNGESINAILKLLIDHDIAIHAVEQNKRSLKEIIKLKG; this comes from the coding sequence TTGAATCACATTTTGAAGGTCGAAAATTTATCTTGTTTTTATGAAAACGGAGATGGCATTAAAAATATTTCGTTTGAATTAAATAGTGGTGATTTCTTAGCGCTTATTGGAAAAAGTGGTGCAGGTAAAAGCACATTAATCAATTCGATTTTAGGCATACTTCCTTTAACAGAGGGAGAGGTTTTGATAGCGGACGACTTATCGTCTAAAGATATTTCATTTAGCCCACAAAATCAAGCGATTGATTGGTATTTAAATGTTTTTGATAACATCTATATGGAGGCTTTATTTGATGGATATTCAAATGCTAAAGCAGAAACCATTCATGCATTAAATAAAATAGGTTTAGAAGGAAAAGAAAAGGAGGATCCAACAAATTTATCCGGTGGTCAATTGCAACGTGTACAGTTGGCAAGACAACTTGTATCAAACGCAAAAGTTTTAATTTTGGATGAACCGACATCGAGTTTGGATGTGATCACATCTGAAAAAATTTTAGATCAACTGAAAGATAAGACGCAAGAAGGAAAAGTTTGTTTAATCTCTTCTCATGATTTAGACATGTTAGAAAGGTACTGTAATAAAGTGCTGTATATTGAAAACGGCAACTTGATCTTTTTTGGTGAGATCAATCATTTTTTAGAACAATATAATCGTCTGAATGAATATAAAGTCAACTATGAAGGTCATCTCTCTAAAGAACTTGAAAAAAATATAGCAGCGCACTTTAATGTGATAGCGTGGCATCCTCTAACGGTTGAAGTCAATAATGGAGAATCGATTAATGCAATATTGAAATTATTGATTGATCATGATATCGCCATTCATGCTGTTGAACAAAATAAGCGTAGTTTAAAAGAGATTATTAAGTTAAAAGGGTAA
- a CDS encoding DMT family transporter, translating to MSWFALLLAGLFEVLGVLWLNQYAAHHQKRYVLLLAITFAFSLLSLSWAMNTIPMGTAYAIWTGIGTAGGTLLGMFVYNESKKFLRVFFILLIIISAVGLKLVV from the coding sequence TTGAGTTGGTTTGCACTTTTATTAGCAGGATTATTCGAAGTCCTCGGCGTCTTATGGTTGAATCAATATGCGGCACATCATCAAAAACGCTATGTGCTACTGCTTGCGATCACCTTTGCGTTCAGTTTATTAAGTTTATCCTGGGCGATGAATACCATCCCAATGGGGACAGCCTATGCAATCTGGACAGGGATTGGGACAGCGGGTGGCACATTGCTCGGGATGTTCGTATACAATGAATCTAAAAAATTTTTACGTGTCTTTTTTATTTTATTGATTATTATTTCAGCTGTAGGATTAAAACTTGTCGTATAA
- a CDS encoding ATP-binding cassette domain-containing protein, whose product MTILKDIYIEFLGKALLTIEHLEILDGDKIAIIGANGSGKTTLLNLISGHFNNFSGVFENKHDFLYLKQIENNNELGNETNYALISKMGGRSV is encoded by the coding sequence ATGACAATATTAAAAGATATTTATATTGAATTTTTAGGTAAAGCTTTGTTGACGATTGAGCATTTAGAAATATTAGACGGTGATAAAATTGCGATTATCGGTGCGAATGGAAGCGGAAAAACAACCCTTTTAAATTTAATTTCGGGTCATTTCAACAATTTTTCAGGGGTTTTTGAAAATAAACACGACTTTCTATATTTAAAACAAATTGAGAACAACAATGAATTAGGAAACGAAACGAATTATGCGTTGATCTCTAAAATGGGGGGGCGTTCCGTATAG
- a CDS encoding ATP-binding cassette domain-containing protein yields MKKEILENKEIQFPSMDIQKSSRIVMYANELTIHAGDNMLLDNTSFQIETGEKVAFVGNNGVGKTTLLNHIYHRHEAIIISSNVKFSYLRQDFFFDQKDVDLIHFVMNDTEHSYDFVVDVLEKIGFDKSDLVKQTTTLSAGEQLKALLATSLLNRSNVLILDEPTNYLDIDAIQGLEQLIKQYPGTILFTSHDSFFVDKIATVIYEISQRKLKRIR; encoded by the coding sequence ATGAAAAAGGAAATACTTGAAAATAAGGAGATACAATTCCCTTCTATGGATATACAGAAATCGAGTAGAATAGTGATGTATGCGAATGAACTGACGATTCATGCTGGTGATAACATGCTTTTAGACAACACATCTTTTCAAATTGAAACGGGTGAAAAAGTGGCTTTTGTTGGTAACAATGGAGTAGGAAAAACGACATTATTAAACCATATCTATCATCGTCATGAAGCCATCATCATATCTTCCAATGTTAAGTTTTCTTATTTAAGACAAGACTTTTTCTTTGATCAAAAGGACGTTGATCTTATCCATTTCGTTATGAATGATACTGAACATTCATATGATTTCGTTGTAGATGTTTTGGAAAAGATTGGCTTCGATAAAAGCGATTTAGTGAAACAAACAACGACACTTAGTGCAGGGGAACAGCTTAAAGCATTGCTTGCGACTTCATTGTTAAACCGTAGCAACGTCTTAATTTTGGACGAACCGACCAATTACCTAGACATTGATGCAATTCAAGGGTTAGAGCAATTGATCAAACAATATCCAGGAACGATATTATTTACATCACATGATAGCTTTTTTGTCGATAAAATTGCGACGGTCATTTATGAAATATCACAACGTAAATTAAAAAGAATCAGATAG
- the nhaC gene encoding Na+/H+ antiporter NhaC, whose translation MKRKPTLLESLSTIIVMMFVVCVGFIFFEIPVQPLLIISAAYASWIAWRVGLRWKDLEEGITERLSTAMPAIFIILTVGIVVGTWMYSGTVPALIYYGLNLMSPSYFLISAFIISALTSVATGTAWGSASTAGIALMAIGMQMDIPAGMAAGAIISGAVFGDKMSPLSDTTNLAALVTRVNIFSHIKHMIWTTVPASIIGLIVWYIASSRLSMPTNTAQIDALLKDITTMYHINFFVWLPLIVIVICLLIKISTVPSMLISSVVAILVGTLNHGFQLKDGFVATLSGFKPDMLNQQNGLSEKALSLIEQGGMMSMTQVLVTIFCGYAFAGIVEKAGCLDVILQSISKNIRSRGQLVLVTIVGSLMMVLAAGVASVVIIMVGVLLMPMYDKLGLDRVNLSRTLEDSGTMVIPLIPWGTSGIYYTQQLGVSVGEFFVWAVPCYLCVIIALLYGFTGISIKKKV comes from the coding sequence ATGAAAAGAAAACCTACGTTACTCGAATCACTATCAACGATTATTGTAATGATGTTTGTTGTGTGTGTGGGCTTTATATTTTTTGAAATTCCCGTACAACCTTTATTAATTATTTCAGCCGCCTATGCATCATGGATTGCATGGCGTGTCGGCTTACGCTGGAAAGATTTAGAAGAAGGCATCACTGAACGTTTATCAACAGCGATGCCAGCGATTTTTATCATCTTAACTGTGGGGATTGTTGTTGGAACTTGGATGTATTCAGGAACGGTGCCAGCATTGATTTACTATGGTTTGAATTTAATGAGCCCGAGTTATTTTTTGATTTCTGCCTTTATTATTTCAGCGCTCACATCAGTGGCGACAGGGACGGCTTGGGGGTCGGCGTCAACGGCAGGTATTGCATTGATGGCAATTGGTATGCAGATGGATATCCCAGCAGGTATGGCGGCGGGTGCCATTATTTCAGGTGCAGTATTTGGAGATAAAATGTCCCCCTTGTCAGATACGACAAACCTAGCCGCGTTGGTCACACGTGTGAATATTTTTAGCCACATTAAACATATGATTTGGACAACGGTACCGGCATCAATCATCGGTTTGATCGTTTGGTATATCGCATCAAGTCGGCTATCCATGCCAACGAACACAGCACAAATCGATGCTTTATTGAAAGATATTACAACAATGTATCACATCAACTTTTTCGTGTGGCTCCCTTTGATTGTCATTGTCATTTGTCTACTTATCAAAATTTCTACGGTTCCATCCATGTTGATTTCAAGCGTGGTTGCCATATTAGTAGGGACATTGAATCATGGCTTTCAACTCAAAGATGGATTTGTTGCGACATTGAGTGGGTTTAAACCAGATATGTTGAATCAGCAGAACGGATTATCAGAAAAGGCGTTGTCTTTGATTGAACAAGGTGGCATGATGAGTATGACTCAAGTGTTAGTCACGATTTTTTGTGGCTATGCCTTTGCAGGTATTGTAGAAAAAGCGGGGTGTCTAGACGTTATTTTACAAAGTATTTCAAAAAATATTCGGTCTAGAGGGCAACTGGTGTTAGTGACGATTGTTGGGAGCCTCATGATGGTGCTCGCTGCAGGTGTCGCATCCGTTGTCATTATTATGGTCGGTGTGTTATTGATGCCAATGTACGATAAATTGGGATTAGATCGTGTGAATCTATCTCGAACGCTTGAAGATTCAGGGACAATGGTCATTCCACTTATTCCATGGGGCACGTCGGGGATCTATTACACGCAGCAATTGGGCGTGAGTGTAGGTGAATTTTTTGTATGGGCCGTACCGTGTTATCTCTGTGTGATTATTGCGCTTCTATATGGCTTTACAGGGATTAGTATTAAAAAGAAAGTATAA
- a CDS encoding DMT family transporter, whose amino-acid sequence MQWIKVILAGFIEVIWVIGLTHVHHFYQWLLTIAIICLSFWMMLSASRVLPVGTVYAVFVGIGTLGTVIVGILFFGESLSPIKLFFIITLLVGVIGLKLSSDEAGENH is encoded by the coding sequence ATGCAATGGATTAAAGTCATTTTAGCGGGCTTTATTGAAGTAATATGGGTGATTGGGCTAACGCACGTCCATCATTTTTATCAATGGCTCCTTACCATTGCAATCATTTGCTTAAGCTTTTGGATGATGTTATCTGCATCACGTGTTCTACCTGTCGGCACAGTTTATGCTGTATTTGTCGGTATCGGCACATTAGGGACCGTGATTGTTGGTATCTTATTTTTCGGTGAATCTTTAAGCCCGATTAAATTATTTTTTATCATCACTTTATTAGTTGGCGTGATTGGATTGAAGTTATCTTCGGATGAGGCAGGTGAAAATCATTGA
- a CDS encoding NAD/NADP-dependent octopine/nopaline dehydrogenase family protein, giving the protein MKIAIVGSGNGAVTAAVDMVNQGHQVRLYCRNQSISKFNHAMEQGGFHFNNEGSESFVKFTDISDDMGYVLEDAEIVMVCIPSSFIEYYAELMSSYVKDNQIIFFNMAAAMGSARFIKVLEEAHLSTRPIFAEANTLTYGTRVDFETSTVDLSLNVRKVYFSTFNEKDLSKTFKKVEQIYPYLVKEESLWRTNLENGNPEVHPGPTLLNVGRIDYSGDFALYKEGITNHTVRLLHAVEVERLTLGRKLGFELETAKEARIERGYLEREMEDEPLNKLFNHSPVFSRIPGPNKVNNRYLTEDIAYGLVLWSSLGREIGVPTPNIDAIIVIASTILERDFFNEGLTIEYLGRENVGLTSY; this is encoded by the coding sequence ATGAAAATAGCAATTGTAGGGTCAGGGAATGGTGCTGTAACTGCTGCAGTAGATATGGTCAATCAAGGGCATCAAGTGAGACTTTATTGTCGTAACCAATCGATCAGTAAATTTAATCATGCGATGGAACAGGGCGGCTTTCATTTTAATAATGAAGGTTCAGAAAGCTTTGTGAAATTTACTGATATTAGTGATGATATGGGTTATGTATTAGAAGACGCAGAAATAGTCATGGTATGTATTCCTTCTTCATTTATTGAATATTATGCTGAATTGATGTCTTCATATGTGAAAGATAATCAAATTATTTTCTTCAATATGGCTGCAGCAATGGGATCAGCACGATTCATTAAAGTTTTAGAAGAAGCCCACTTATCAACACGACCGATTTTCGCAGAAGCGAACACATTAACTTATGGGACACGTGTCGACTTTGAAACGTCAACTGTTGATTTATCATTGAACGTACGCAAAGTTTATTTCTCTACCTTCAATGAAAAAGATCTCAGCAAGACGTTTAAAAAGGTAGAACAAATTTATCCGTACCTTGTTAAAGAAGAGAGTTTATGGCGTACGAACTTGGAAAATGGGAACCCAGAAGTACACCCAGGACCAACATTGTTAAATGTAGGACGCATTGATTATAGCGGTGATTTTGCATTGTATAAGGAAGGGATTACAAATCATACCGTTCGTTTACTCCATGCTGTTGAAGTTGAGCGTTTAACGCTAGGGCGTAAACTCGGTTTTGAATTAGAAACGGCAAAAGAAGCGCGTATAGAACGCGGCTATTTAGAACGAGAAATGGAAGATGAGCCACTGAATAAACTCTTTAATCATAGTCCGGTGTTTTCTCGTATTCCAGGGCCGAATAAAGTGAACAATCGTTACTTGACTGAGGATATCGCGTATGGCTTAGTATTGTGGTCGAGTTTAGGAAGAGAAATCGGTGTTCCGACGCCGAATATCGATGCTATTATTGTTATCGCTTCCACAATCTTGGAACGTGATTTCTTTAATGAGGGGTTAACGATTGAATACTTAGGACGTGAGAACGTAGGATTAACTTCTTATTAA
- a CDS encoding NAD(P)-dependent oxidoreductase: MKKVFIAGPIPEKGLELLKAHFEIEMYDGDGIIDKATLKKGVKDAFGLVSLLSTEVDQEVIDSGTELQFIANYGAGFNNVDIDYARSKNIDVSNTPKASTDATAELTMAILLAVARRIPEGDQLMRNQGFNGWAPLFFRGREVSGKTIGIIGLGEIGTAVAQRAKGFNMNILYTGPHQKPDKEQALGAQYVDLDTLLQNADFVTINAAYQPSMKHMIDTPQLKMMKPTSYLINASRGPIIHEAALLEALENKMIEGAALDVYEFEPEITEGLKSLKNVVITPHIGNATFEARDMMAEIVANNLIKKATGETPDYIVNASK, encoded by the coding sequence ATGAAAAAAGTATTTATTGCAGGTCCAATCCCAGAAAAAGGGTTGGAATTATTAAAAGCACATTTTGAAATCGAAATGTATGACGGGGACGGAATCATTGACAAAGCAACGTTAAAAAAAGGCGTTAAAGACGCATTTGGTTTAGTCAGCTTATTATCGACAGAAGTGGACCAAGAAGTGATTGATAGTGGTACAGAACTTCAGTTCATTGCCAATTATGGGGCTGGTTTTAACAATGTTGATATTGACTACGCACGTTCAAAAAACATCGATGTTTCCAATACACCTAAGGCTTCCACTGATGCAACAGCTGAATTAACAATGGCGATTTTGCTTGCTGTCGCACGACGCATACCTGAAGGGGATCAACTCATGCGCAATCAAGGGTTCAATGGTTGGGCACCGTTATTTTTCCGAGGCCGTGAAGTATCTGGAAAAACAATTGGGATTATTGGACTCGGTGAAATTGGTACCGCGGTTGCACAGCGCGCCAAAGGGTTCAATATGAACATTCTTTATACAGGACCACATCAAAAACCTGATAAAGAGCAAGCGCTCGGTGCGCAATATGTTGATTTAGATACATTGCTACAAAACGCTGATTTTGTAACAATTAATGCGGCTTACCAACCTTCAATGAAACACATGATCGATACACCTCAGCTTAAAATGATGAAACCGACAAGTTACCTCATCAATGCTTCTCGTGGCCCAATTATCCACGAAGCTGCACTGCTCGAAGCATTGGAAAACAAAATGATTGAAGGGGCTGCACTCGACGTTTATGAGTTTGAACCTGAAATTACTGAAGGGTTAAAGTCATTGAAGAATGTCGTCATTACGCCTCATATCGGAAATGCCACATTTGAAGCCCGTGATATGATGGCAGAAATCGTAGCAAATAATTTAATTAAAAAGGCAACTGGAGAAACACCAGATTATATTGTCAATGCCTCTAAATGA
- a CDS encoding HAD hydrolase family protein: MIKDEFVNLMLDEPTTNLDLSSVKFLMKTLKNHQGTIIFTTHDRNLVEEIATKIWVIENHKVKEYKGSWTDYTEQKQLERATVENINTQIDVQKEQLQSAIQNKREALKRTSNVTSSKKNKSRKIRTI, from the coding sequence GTGATCAAAGATGAATTTGTCAATTTAATGCTTGATGAACCGACGACAAATTTAGATTTGAGTAGTGTAAAATTTTTAATGAAGACATTAAAAAATCACCAAGGTACTATTATTTTTACGACACACGACAGAAATTTAGTGGAAGAAATTGCGACAAAAATTTGGGTCATCGAAAATCACAAAGTAAAAGAATACAAAGGAAGCTGGACAGATTACACGGAACAAAAACAACTAGAAAGAGCAACGGTTGAAAATATAAATACCCAAATAGACGTACAAAAAGAACAGTTACAATCGGCGATACAAAATAAAAGAGAAGCATTAAAACGCACTTCTAATGTGACATCAAGTAAAAAGAATAAATCCAGGAAGATTAGGACAATCTAA
- the istA gene encoding IS21 family transposase, producing the protein MNYTVKIDTEIKITSLSDLPKLKEMMESAKMKINKSKLARDLGKDRRTIDKYLKGYTPSSSRKRTSKVDKYYNVIQLLLSEESPQTFYYKRVLWQYLKDNHGLDCSQSLFRSYISKHKTFNDYFKTGAKIKTLKSVARYETAPGTQAQVDWKENIKFRLKDGNVIEVHIAMLILSYSRFRIFNISTTKSQEILKSFLTQSFEMIGGVPKELLTDNMKAVMDQPRTRFSKGQINRRFEQFAHDMGTKIRPCIAGRPMTKGKVEASMKLLDEIHAYQGKFNLSELHAYISKLNQRVNYQLHQGTGKIPIIELEKEKSHLLPLPTEKVRDSYRIIGQHVKVNASNMITYQGNQYSVPSEYARKRVQLQVFNHELHVYYNMKLIACHSISNAKLNYKEEHYIEALQLSSPYYPDIDDLAKENLKAIGEMYE; encoded by the coding sequence ATGAACTATACAGTCAAAATAGATACAGAAATTAAAATCACAAGCCTTTCAGACTTACCAAAGCTGAAAGAAATGATGGAGAGTGCAAAAATGAAAATCAATAAAAGCAAGTTAGCTCGGGATCTTGGTAAAGATAGACGGACAATCGACAAATACTTAAAAGGTTACACACCGTCAAGTTCTCGAAAAAGAACTTCAAAAGTTGATAAATATTACAATGTAATCCAACTACTTTTATCAGAAGAAAGCCCACAAACCTTTTATTATAAAAGAGTATTATGGCAGTATCTCAAAGATAATCATGGCTTAGATTGTTCTCAATCACTTTTTAGAAGTTATATATCGAAGCACAAAACATTTAATGATTATTTTAAAACGGGGGCTAAAATTAAAACGCTTAAAAGCGTGGCACGTTACGAAACGGCACCAGGCACTCAAGCACAAGTGGACTGGAAAGAAAACATCAAATTTAGATTGAAAGACGGCAATGTCATTGAAGTTCATATCGCCATGTTAATCCTGTCTTACTCTAGATTTCGAATTTTTAATATTTCAACTACAAAATCACAAGAAATTCTGAAGTCTTTTTTAACCCAGTCATTTGAAATGATTGGCGGGGTGCCTAAAGAACTACTCACAGATAATATGAAAGCAGTGATGGATCAGCCCCGTACAAGATTCAGTAAAGGACAAATCAATCGTCGATTCGAACAATTCGCACATGATATGGGAACAAAAATACGACCGTGTATAGCAGGGAGACCTATGACAAAGGGTAAAGTGGAAGCTTCTATGAAACTACTTGATGAAATCCATGCTTATCAAGGCAAATTTAATTTGTCTGAGCTTCATGCATATATCTCAAAACTGAATCAAAGAGTGAATTATCAACTACATCAGGGTACGGGAAAAATACCGATTATTGAATTAGAAAAAGAAAAGAGCCACTTACTTCCACTTCCTACGGAAAAAGTAAGAGACTCCTATAGAATAATTGGACAACATGTAAAAGTTAACGCTTCCAATATGATTACGTACCAAGGCAATCAATATTCAGTACCATCTGAATATGCCAGAAAGCGCGTGCAATTACAGGTATTCAATCATGAACTACATGTATATTATAACATGAAGCTGATAGCGTGCCACTCTATAAGTAACGCCAAGTTGAATTATAAAGAAGAACATTATATTGAAGCACTACAATTATCATCTCCATATTATCCAGACATTGACGATTTAGCGAAAGAAAATTTAAAAGCCATTGGAGAGATGTATGAATGA